The window GCCGGCGAGCTTCGCGACCTCGGCGCTGGTGGCGCGGCTATTAGTTCGCTTGAGCGGAAGCGCGCGCTTCACCAAGGCCGTCTCCATCCCCAGAAATGCTATCTAACACGATTTAGAAGGAAGCTAAATGCCCGATCGTTAACCTGTCAAGGCCGGCAATGTGGGCCTTTTCAATTTTGCGGAGAGTTCCAGGGCGCGGGCTTGGCCAACTTGCTCGGCGTTTGCGGTCAGCCGGACGGCGCTGCAGCCGCTATCGAGCAGCTGTCTGAAAATAGGCGATAGGTCGCGATCCGGCTGCCGCCTAGCCTATCGATGATGGCGATGGTCGAGCGGCGAAGCGACGGAGATGCTTGATGATTCCGCCTGCACGCCGGTTTGCATGCGAAATTGGATACTGTTATCGCTTCAAGCCTCAAGCGCTCCCGCCGCATGGCCCCCGGCCATGGTGAAAGAGGAGCCGGCGGGAGGTTGGGATGCAGCTTTTGGCCATCCAACAGGCTGTGGCCCCTGGCAGTATTCTGGCGACCATGCCGCAGGTCATCGAGAGTGTGGGCCGCCCCGATTTTTCGACCGGCCTGTTCGACATCGCTCGTCGCTTCACCGGCACCGAGATCGTTACGGCTTTCATGACCGCGCCCGATGGCGAGGTCCATACGCTCCTCGCCGAGAACCGGCAGGAACCGGGCAAGGCCGCGCTCGAGGTCGCACGACGCTATGTCTCCCGCCATTGGCGCGCCGATCCGGCCAACGCGATCGCGCTCGATGAAGGCTGCGACCGCGATTGCTGGGGCGTCCGCATGCGGGCCAGCGACATCGCCAGCCCTACCTACCGCAGCGAATGCTATGTCGCGGTCGGGTTGTCGGAGCGCTTTTCGCTGATCCAGCGGCGGGTGGCCGGCACGATGCGGCTCAGCATCTACCGTCGTCGCAAGGAAAGCTTCAGCGACGAGGAGATCCTGCATCTCGTCGAAAGCGCGCCGCTTCTCATGGCGGCCCTCTGGCGCCATTATGAGGCGGTGAAGCCCGCGGACGGGCACCGCGCCGCGCCAGTTCTCCAGGCTCGGCTCGAGGCGGTTGCGCCTAGCCTATCGAAGCGCGAGCGCGATGTCTGCGCGCTCATCGCGACCGGTCTGACCTCCGAAGGGATCGCGCTCGAGCTCGGAGTCGGCCTCAATACCGTGCTGACCTATCGCAAGCGCGCCTATGCCCGGCTGGGAATTTCCTCGCAGAACGAGCTGATGCGCATCCTGATGTAGCGCCCAGCAGCGGCGGCTGGATCAAGCCATCCGGTAGCCGCCGTTCACGTCGAGCGTCGCGCCGGTGATGTAGGATGCCTGCGCAGAGAGCAGGAAAGCTACAGCCCCGGCAATGTCGTCCGGTTGGCCGAGGCGGCTGAGCGGCACCGCCTGCGCCAGCATATCCAGCGAGCCCGGCGCGGCCGAGCGCGGCGTCGCCGCTGCC is drawn from Bosea sp. Tri-49 and contains these coding sequences:
- a CDS encoding helix-turn-helix transcriptional regulator, with the translated sequence MQLLAIQQAVAPGSILATMPQVIESVGRPDFSTGLFDIARRFTGTEIVTAFMTAPDGEVHTLLAENRQEPGKAALEVARRYVSRHWRADPANAIALDEGCDRDCWGVRMRASDIASPTYRSECYVAVGLSERFSLIQRRVAGTMRLSIYRRRKESFSDEEILHLVESAPLLMAALWRHYEAVKPADGHRAAPVLQARLEAVAPSLSKRERDVCALIATGLTSEGIALELGVGLNTVLTYRKRAYARLGISSQNELMRILM